From the Cololabis saira isolate AMF1-May2022 chromosome 13, fColSai1.1, whole genome shotgun sequence genome, the window ACAAGGAGTGAAGGCTGCAAAGACATATAGGACATAGATAATCTATCAGGGAACAACTAACACCCAGGAAGTACATTTATACAAAATGAGCAGCAAATGCAGTATTGGGGTGTAGTACGATAATTGGGTTAGTGACTTTTGCCGGGTCTGAAGCAAAAATTGTAAGCAAAATGAATGATGAAGGCACAGCAACTAAAAACCACTTAGGAATATGTTTTTGTGCTTTGCCTAAATCTTTGTTTGACAGAATCCAGCAGTGTTTCTTCAGAATTAAGATATTTGACATGGGTCAGTCAGTACTGTATGTTAAGGTTATTTCTGAGATGAGATTTcattataatatttaataatgtatttatatagtggTGAAAAgaccatttgaaaaaaatattgaagTATTTTCATCAAAAACAGTTTATTAAGACCAAAAGTCAAATTCTTGCATTCAAGATTAAATCGGAAATTTGGTTGCAATGTGTCAGAATAGTCTCAGAATACTTGAGGCATTGAGTGGTGAAATTAATAGATTAATTTACAGATTAATTTTATCTGCAGCATCCTTTTCTTGTTTGACTTACGATGAAGTGCAGGTTGTAAGAGTTGAATGTTGAAGTTTGAATGTGTTCTCTGCAGGTTTACAAGGTATTGCCTGAGGAACAAGTGTTACATATAATGCACTTGAAAGGCAGGTTTCCATTAGGGGGCACCCAGGGGTAGTTTTACAGGACCTTTTCCTTCAGCGTGTGTCCATTGCCCTATTTTTAATGTTGTTATGCTTACTGGGAGGGCTGTTGTCAGGAGAGGATGTTGTTCAACCTTCTCAATGTCCCCTTCAAGAAAAAGTCACCTCTTCTCATCCATCACCACAGCAGCAGTGCATGCAGACACGTCAAACGCAGCAAGAATCTCACATCCTTTGACGTCTATCTGGTCATTCtagtttgtttttcctcttttttaaaaaaaaaattgtgttgCTGATTGACAAGCAGCAAAATTTGACCAATCTGACCCAGTAGACAGGACTGCAGAGGCCTTCCCCACCACTGTTCCCTCCGCCTGTGATTTACTCTGGACACCCGCCAATGGCCAACCACCTTAACAGTGACAGTTCAACCAAACAAAGCCATTCAATTACATATCATCTGAGTTCATCATATTTTCACAGCTTAGAATGACAGTAATAGGTTACAGACCACTTTTAAAACATTAAGCTTTAAACCACCTAGCAGAAATGTACAAACATCAATACACAAACAGCAGTTAgttattatttatgtttatacacatacatatttaCTGCACATACCGTGTAGTTTACTAATTACATAAAGATAATTCAAATGAACCAtttcagttttacattattgttGATGTTGTCATCATTTATCATTAGATTTTTACCCCCTATTTAATCATACcccccctttttgtttttggcaGGTGTGCATACATTCCCGTTTGCAATGAAGTGTaaagttttaaataaaacagGCTTGGGGAAACCGAGGCATTCTGGAGTACATTATCGGCACATATAAATAAATCTTGACAGGTAGTGTATATGACCCGTATGTCTTCCTAGCTGTGCTTATGAATTGTTAGAGGTCATattgtgtgtgtctgagtgtgacTGCTGAGGTAACAGTTAACTTTCCAATAGTAGAACAAAAACACACGCAGTCTGACAGCCtcactggtgtttttttttcctacagtTTTTCCGCTCAGCCATATTATCCTCCTGACAAATCTGAGGAAAGTGGCTACTGAAGACACAACACTGACGCACTCGCTCAAAATAAGCCACAGAATACCTCTGTGCTGCAAATATGTTGCCTTCATATAGGCTTgtgtgaatttaatttaatatattAAAGTATTTTCATCTTTCATTTTCACTTCTCCATCCTCTACCTCGGCTTCAGCAACAGTGGCACCATTGCTGAGCGGTCCATCGCCTAATGTGCTGCGGAGCGTCACTCGGGTGACACTGAGTGAGTGTTTTCTGGGACTCATATGATCCGGTCCATGGCACATGACCTCCCTGAACATTTCTCTAAAGCGTGTTGACATGAGATTGTACAGGATTGGGTTGACCGCTGAGCTGAGATAGAAAAACACTCCTGAGATGATGTGCACATACTCAAAGATTTCCCTGTGGTTGTCCGTCCAGTCACTGATGAAGCTCCACATGAGGCGGTCAGTGTGAAATGGGGCCCAGCAGatgccaaaaacaacaactaaaacaactgaaaaacaaaaagagacagaaaaacattatagGTGCTTGTTACTATGAGAGGAAACCGCCCCCCgcaacttttcttttcatttttcactGCAGGAAATGTAGCTATGTGGTCTTCTGTATATCATGCTTGGAGTGATTGGATCAATCTGCAGCATTCCTATCTGTGGTGCAAATGTATCCAAAGAAAAATGGCATAATGTCAGATtgtgcattttcattttcattttcattttcatttttatttattccgatcatggaaatatgcaaaacaaaaaaaaacaaacaagtaaaatgacaacacaatcaaaagcatattccataaccagaaaggagcaggtagaagaaaatcttattatacctgccctTCCTACTTTCAGTCCGTGAGATACGTGGGGTGAGGGGTCATTAGCTACATGTTCATAATGTCAGAATGGTCTAACTGCTTCCATTAAAGGCACTTTCATAGAACTTTAAGTCGTCATTTGCTGTGTGGAATTATCACTCAGAACTAGGGATGTAACGGTATTGGATTTTACGGTCTGGTGACGGTGTTCGTACAGTATACCACGGTATTTCACGGTGacggtattttatttttttaaagatattttttGGCACATTTGGTAAATTCGGGTTGCTCTTTGGCATGACCTCACTGCCATGCACCAAACAAACAACTAATCTACAAGTTAACAAAGCGTTGCAGAGCGGCGTAGTGATGCCTTGTAAATCTGCATCTTCTGTAGACAACACGACCACGCTGCTCTACGGAGAATGAAAGTGAGCAATAACCATGCTCTTTGAATGAAGCATCGTAGACCGGCTACCGTGGGATTTACAATGATTCATTTTACCTGCTTGGACTTAAGCTATGCATATCATTTTTTATGTGGAATTTCACCGGCAGCCCcgcataatattaaaataattaattaattacagtcaCCGACCGTGAGCTTGGAAATCTCATGGTGTCACAACCGTGGCTTTACACCACCGTGGTGTAACGAAATATGGTAGCCTATACCGTTTCACCCTTACTCTAACGACAATAAATGTCAGTGATGAATGTCAATATACAGTTATTACTGGGAAGTACAGTTTTTAAGTTTGTAATTCATAATATCAATAGCCCTTCTAAAAGAGCTCACCATAGGTGTTAAACATCATTACTTGAAAACACTAGATCAAAAGCAGAAAATGTAAGAAAGGTTCTATGTGTGTTATTAATGATAGTTTCTACTTGCTTCTGTGCGCTCATGTGCACTCTTACTTTTGAGTTTTGGATGTTTCACCTTACGTTCAGTGAAAAATTTCAACTTGCGTATTGAATTTGGGAGATAACCTATGCTGGAATAACCAGCAGGCCTTCGAAAAACAAACTTCTTTCAGTTGTTCGACTATATAGTGAAATAATACAGGTTACAAGTGTAGGGTGCTAGTTAGAAGCTAGGGTATAAGTGTCTCTGCCATGGACGCAACGAGTTACAATTACCAGCGTTAGCATCATTAGAATTAGGATCAAATCAACACATCCATTGAGATCATTTCCTTGCATTACACATCAGGGGGCATCATTAATATTTCATACAAACTGACAGAGAGCAGGTGGAAACACCAGCCCCATATAATGGTGAGATTCTGGACAGAAACCAAATACATATCCTTGCCTGTCAGAATCAAGGAAGATTCATGGTGTGCTACAAACATCCTTTCTGGGAGTTGTTGTCTTGTCCATACTAACCTGGTAAAGGAACGTGGCTACTTTCATTCAGggaaagcaataataataatttgcatGGGTAAATGCCAAACCAATTTCCATAAATGAATACTATTTACTTTTGTATGTGCACATAAGAATACACAAAGAAAGAAGGTCAAGAAAGTTCAAATGAAACAAGAGTAATGGACTAGTAATGAGGTCTAAGACACCGAAGTTAaaacaaatgataaatcaaTAAATGTCAGGTGCAAAGGCACAAGACTCACCATTCTCCAAACCTGAGGACATGCTCAAGTGTTTTATAATTTGATATATCATTTGCATTGAGTTGAACAATCATTTTTGGCTACTGCATATCCTCTGTTATCGTGTAAGTCATGTCTCCCAGCAAAGGTTCATCTTTGAGAGAGCATTTATGTGAAATGTAGGACACTACATTTCACCTGCGGTGAAGGAGGAGACCATGGTCAGGAGGAGGCGCTGAAAGATGGTTTGAAAACGTATCGCTTTGGACGTGTTTTCCTATGTTGTTATCTGCTGTGGTGCAGTGAAGATATGGGAAACTTGTTTTACAGACCGTTATACTCACACAACATTTTGGTGACCTGCCTGCGACGCGCCTTCTGCTGCTGTGTGCGGATGTTGCAGAAGCTGTCCTGTTCAAAGCCCGACTTGGCCTCCAGGGCCAAGCGCATCTTCTCACGCTTCAGCTGCAGTCCGATGAGCACGTACAGAACGCTGATTGTCAGCATGggcaagatgaaaaaaagaaaagtagtcAGCTGGATGGTCAAGTTGTACATCCAGCGGGGTTTAACCAGAGTGCAGATGGCCGAGTCAGCAATCTCTTCATTAATGTAACCAGCTGGACCAGTGGAACGAATGTGCAGCGTGAATATCCCATGCAGACTTGTATTAGGCACAGCGCACATCACTGACACACCCCACACTGTGAGGATGACGCGCTTGGCATGGGTTCGTGTCACAACATACTTTGCTCGCAGCGGGTGCACCACAGCAATGTATCTCTCAATGCTCAGCGCCGTTACGTTGAGGATGGATGCCAAGCAGACCGTCTCGAATAAGAAGGTTTTGAAGTAGCAGCCTCCTTTCCCCAGGAGAAACGGGTAGTTCTGCCAAAGCTCGTACAGCTCTAGTGGCATCCCAAGTAGAAGCACCAACAGGTCTGACACCGCCAAGCTGAATAAGTAGTAGTTTGTCGGCGTCCACATGACCTTGTTGCGTGCAATGACAATGCATGTCAGCACGTTCCCCACAACACCGGTCAAGAAGATAAGCAGGTAAATGAGGCAGACGGGGAGGAACACAGATGACCGTCGGGGGCCAAGATATTTCTCCAGAAACCCCTCCACCGTCAGACACGCATCATCCAGATCAATGTGACTGACATTCATGCCAGAGGTCATGTTGACACAGTTTTGTCCTGGAGGACAAGGCCATTCCTCTTTTTCAGCCATTAGATCAACTGAGCAGTTTTGTGATGACATCCTGGCTCACGATCtggaacataaaaaaaacaaaacagctgtTATTGGCATTGAGAGAACGCACCAATTAATCTGGAGATTAGAGATATATTCTTCCATTGTGAATTTTTGATTATTGAACTGGAAAATTACCACAAACTATCAAACACAAATGAAAGACAAATGACTCATACTTTATTTACACCAAATAAACTGACACATAGCACTAAACAGTCAATAAGTAGTGTCTTGGCTGCAATTATTTTCATGATATATATGAAAACTACATATTTTTATGTATGAAATGTTTTCTTGAATAATGTTTTTGTCTACATCTCCTTTGTTGTCGCATTTAGATATTTATTACAGCCATTTTGAAATGATCGTAGATGCAGTCTGTGTTATGGTACAGTTTAGGGCGGGGGTCTTCAATTGCAGTCCTCGAggtccactgtcctgcatgtgaagagatgtttccctgcttcagcacaccctgatgCAAATTAAGGTCTCATTAACACAAAATTTGAATCAGTTGTGTTAGAGCTGGATGGAAGAACCCTGGACTAGGGTTATTGTGGTTGGGTTTTTGAGTTTGCGGTTTGTTATGGTTCTTTAGTTTGGGTCTTTTTCTGTTTGGATCGGGTTCAATGTTGGTGTTCTTGGGTCTTTTATTGAGTTCGCTCTACAGACCTAGTCTGTTTTTTGTTAACTTTACTTCCTGTTGCACTTTGGAGGTTTGTCCATGTCTTGTGTCTTTGCCATCATCTACTGTATGTCTTGTCAGCCCTATGAGTGTGTCATGTCTTGTCTTTCCGTTCCTCCCTTCTGGTCCGTCTGTTTTTCCCCCCCAGTTGTGCTACTTGTCTGTTTGCTTTTCCACCTCGCTGTTTTTATAGTAAAACCTTTTTGCTTTTGACTCCTGCTTAAGTGCAACTTTATGCTTAATCTTTTCTGAATTGAAACTCCTGCCGCCGCATCTCCTGAACTTGGGGGCTCTCCACTAAGCACAATAATCTGATTGGCTCACAGGAGAACGGCTTAAGCAAGCACTAAAGTAAAACCGCTAATCAGAGTGCAGGAATCTGCTATATTGGCCAATCACAGTGCAGAAAAACAAGAGACCGCAAAGATATTTTGGAGATATTACAAGATTTGCAACAAAGTTCCCAACTGTCcagctaaaattgaaaaaaatgtaacttGTAGCATTAATTACCTAAACAACCCAGGAATTGGGCCGCTTAAGTAGGCATCATAGTCAGATAATGAAGACCAAACTGTTAAGAAATTTTCAATCAAATATTTCCTCTTCAGAGGGAAATTGAAACAGATTTTAATGAACTCTTTGCATTTTGCATTAGATTTTGCATTTCCACACTCAGGTGAGTTGGATTtccataatattattatattataaaagaCAAAATCATTTCCACTTCCACCTCTCAATAAATTCAATGAAGTTCAGTACAATGACTGTTTTGCATCATTACATGCAGCTCTTACTAACAGGTTTCCTTATCAATGATGAAAACTCTGCATTAAATAATCTGTTGCTTTTTTTATTCAGGTCGTACTGTGTTCACCCCCGACTGTTTGGGACTGATCTAACTTGAATGGCCATCTTGAATGGCTTGTGTAGAAAAGCTGATAATATTCCAAGGCTTCGTGTCTGCATGTCAATGAACTAAAAAATTCTAAATTATATAGAAACTAATTTGCAAAGAAATCTTATTAGAGAGCATTGATGCAAGCCAATCCGCGGTAAAATACATTACACAGTAATATGGTTTTAGAAGAGCTACAGGAGAGCACTTGAGATACTTGATATTTCAGGGAAAAGGCAGCTGTTTctaaatctttttctttctgaGAATAATAGTGAAACTATATGGTTGAGACACTGTAATTCATTCATCATCGCTTCTCATATTTTACTTGTGGTTCAGCTGAAAAACTGATGGGAAAATacaatgtgtttttattgtattttgaaTCATAATTAtggttttatttgttaataCAGATCTAATTTGGGATTTCAGGATTCCATATAGGATTTGAAGACCAAAGCCCTTACCATTTTGTAAGGTTGCCAGTCCTTaccacaataataaaaacacactacGGCATTGATGAAACCAAGTATTTCATGGGATGTTTTTTGTCtgaagaatgcagcaggaagCTGCTGTTGTTCCACTCATTCTCTGTTAGGAACAGGTCCGGACTGCAGACAAGACAGTCTAGTACCATCTTCTTTCTCTTTGTAATGTATGCAGAATGTTGTTAGCATAGCTTTATTGAGATTGTAACTGCATATCTTCGTTGAGCCTCTTGCAGCAGGAAGATTACTTTAGCATGCGTGAATAAATCCCACTTCACATTTTAAGTCATTCCACTATAGCACCAATCTGCTGCTCATGTTTGCAAAACAACTGCAGACTTAAGCTCTGTTACAACTCTTTACTTTTAGACTTTCTGAATAGAAGACACTGCTTCTTTTTGAATGGGTTCTGTGAGAATTCTccaataaaaaataatgaaatcaataaaaataaattcattaatctatttaATGCTGAATACAGAATTAGTCAATATACAGTAGTGTGTGACTTAAGCATCCATGCAGATGTTGTGAATGATCAacttataataatattaaattaCATACAAATTGCCTTTTTCAAAATCCAATTTTTGTCTTTCACGCCTACGTATTGTCCTCTGGCTCAcatcaggggtccgtttcacaaagcaggttcaacaaactctgagtctaatcctgaactcttagttgatctactctgagatcggaaactctgagttttcggttccagaacagcggtttagaggtaatttactcaactctaagtagtttcacctggagttaagctcgtgcgtgagggaaataaaaagccatcatcagtagatcgctgatacaaggattcaccatggcaaccggcgacacaaaagagcgacatacattttctttttttttctttttaactttatttatcttttcaatttacaaaatccattATGAGGAAACATCAGTTTGCATctcaagatccacatacttcacgccactggagttagaagtgttaatacgtgcgtatggcaagtatgagagcatattttggaaaaaaaaatgaaattttattgtcatttagatcaggggcagctgccacacctcggcttcaggggaatatgtaaatgttttttttttaaatacatttatggaattactctgtgtctatttgtattgatttattctattacttcatacatataaaataactacaaatgcatatcagaacaacatgatggatttcagtaggtattatctatcccaacacttgtatacccccctcatatcttgaaatgtcccagcgtccctgaagacagtggtcgctatcaatctcgtttttagcgccaGTGCATAGTTACTAacttataaaaatgaaaaggaagcagacaaccacgcaatttaagaagaaaaaaagaaagaaggcaagtgatgtgtccagaagatattaacaaggctgttagccactgatggattaattatgcaagttcatctcaaagtaagatataaatcctcttatagcctacatctgtttaagggaaatatttgactttttttttactctccctctcctttttgcatttggactttaactgtttgaagttaaaatctgatgtccctgtgatattgttgcactgacatagtgaataaagtgaacgagttctattgcgtttgttagataagccttttctgctctctaactctgccgcttgctgtccgtggtgcagaaaacggatgtgtattgcgtaaaggcccattggctgaattgacgccactgagggaggagacagagagaaactccaggttcgctgaaataaacctggtcccgaccaggttaggttcagagagtctgttactacggtaactgaccgagagcttaagttacctctctttgtgaaacaggctagagttacccctctttctctggtttgagttacctccctttgtgaaatggaaaactcagagtttcccttatttcagggttaacagactccgagttttcactaaacctgctttgtgaaacgggccccTGGTCCAGCAAGCAACTGATGTTGTTGTGAGTAGTTGTCATACATTGATTTTCTATTCCCGCTCAAGCCTATATAGGGTCACGGTCACTGCTGGAGCCGATCCCCGCTCATTGCAGGGGAAAGGCAGGGTGCAGCCTGCACGGGTCACCAGTCAGTCATAAAGTCCACGAGGAGCCAAACACCCTTGTCGCTGATAATGTAGGGTCTTTGGGCAGCACACTGAACACCCACACTTCTCTGTGATGTGTTTATTGGGTTAAGATGTTAGAAACAAACAACTTCCTGTAAAAAAATACATGTAAAAGGATGAGCGTGCACTCAACAGATGAAAGGCCAACGCAGTGCAAAACCTTTTCTAGAACCAAAAAAATGCTATATAAGCACAAGCAAAGCCATGAGTTTATCCAGAGATACGATTTTGTAACTAAAACCGCAGAATagattaagataataaaagaagAACAATTAACTTTCTACTTCACTGCCTTTGGGTCTACTGTAACTCTTGAGCAAGAAAGTGCATATATATCTTCCAAAATGTCTTCACTATTTCTCTACACAAAGTTATAATAAGAGTTCTCCATTTTCACTGCCAGCCCCTGATTTATTCTGGCAGGTGGTGCATCAGTCTGTTATCAGACAACTGTCCCTGCAAATAAAGGCACATTACTGATTCattatataaaacatttcatataTGAAACTTTTGCAGGCTTCTTTTGGTTAAATATAGTTGTTTGCTCCTCACCAAGCATTCACTTGAGATAGTTAGGAGTAATGTATACACCACTCGAGGCTCTGTGAATATAGCTTAGATACATGATAGTATATTATGTTAATTTGGTCCACAGCTGAACCAAATTAACACAATACTCCATACTCCACTCCATGTTGTCTGTAGACCAAATGGACAAAAAGAACAATATTTAGTCATTTATTTTTGATTATGCAACTCTTGTTTTATATATCTCATCATCATGCGTTGTCCTAGCTACACCATTCAGTCTTGACAGAAAAAAGATGCTTTAGATACAGTCAGCAGCATATCAGGATGCCAATTCTTCATAGTGTGCATACTGTTATCAATCAACTATATTTGCACATTATTATAACTATAAGCTATAACAAATGCAATAAGTATTATATTTTACTATATTAGCATTTTACTGTGTATTAAAATCAAGACAGACAGCAACTTGAGATGCTAAAGAGCAACTTCTACATCTTTCATATTTAGTTGATGTCTTTAAAaatgctttatttgatatttaactATATATAatcaaatatgttttatttctttgtatatTATCATGTTGCTGAACATAAACTATAAATATCCTTGATCCTTGATATCCTGCACAAAAACAGCTGCCAAGGCCTCATGAAAAGCATCCAAGCATCATTACCAAGTTATGCTGCTTGCCATTTTATCGCCTATAAAAATgtgaataaattaataaaattacaGTTTGTAGTCTCAGAGGATGACACCTTGCTCTGAATCTGTATGGGAAGTATAACCATCGTGTGCGTCCTCATGTCCATTTGTGAGAGCTGTCATGGCTGTTGTCCACAGAAAGCGCAGATCTTTTGTTTCCACCACAGACATCATGAATATTCAAAGCCACCAGTCCAGATAAAGCATGACTGCCCTTGGAGAAGCCAACAGGCTAACATAACACTACGCTCTGGCAAAGTCAATGTGACACTGCCTGAAAGtcaaaaaatattatttctttGTGAGATTGAACAGATTTTGATGCATGAAAAATGCAGTTTATTCAAATTTCCACAAAATAGCAGGGGACATCTCAAGCTCTTCTGTGACTACGAATCATTTTAAAGTATCAGCTCCAAAAATACTTTAATCCGCTCACCACAATGAAACTATTAGACTTACATTTACATTCTTCTCCTTGCTCAAAATGACTGCtcattatacttttttttatgattaattCATCTACAATCCAAGAAAGACAACAGAGAAACAATTTGGATTTCAGAATAAAATTGCTGAATTACTTTTTCATTTATGATAAAcatgtcttttttgtttgtttagatttttttttgcttttgtagggttcagctttttttaatttaatgactTTCTTTCTTCGGTCTGGTTCATCCTGCAAAGCTTGATGTGCTTTTGGcttaaaaaaaaccaagacaCTACAGATAACAATAAATACTTTACAGAAATGTTCATCGTTATTGGATGTATGAAAAACTGTCCAATAATCTTAAATATTCCTGATACAATCATCCCTGAATCTCCACTTCATCACTCTagtacacaattaaaacatcaaGGAAAATGTGGCATTTTccaaatgcagtatttttttgtatataaatTTACATCTGGTTCCTCTGCAAAGGAGAGATAAGCAGATGTTGGATTTCATGAGATCGTCATGGCTGTGCAGAAAGTAGAAATCATCTCACCGTCAATGAAGTCCTTTGCAGAAATTCCCAGTTGATATTTAAGTGTGAACAACAAGCAGATCCTTGAGTCCTCCGTCCTTTTCGTCTGTTGCTCTCATCAAGCCTCACTCGCAGTCATATAACCATTCATGTACACTGCACACACACCCTCTCTCTCTCAGTCCTCCTCCCTCACCGCTACTTTCtcacacacaaattaacacatTTAAACCTCCACCTGCAATTCTATCCAGAGTCCACACCTCCACTGGAGTCATTGGCTAATGAACACTACAGGAAGTAGGAATATTAGAATATGTGTTAAACTGTGAGTCAATCCTGAAAGAAGAAATTGGTTCAACTACCTGTATTATTTATCTACCCTTTCCTCT encodes:
- the nmur1a gene encoding neuromedin-U receptor 1; protein product: MSSQNCSVDLMAEKEEWPCPPGQNCVNMTSGMNVSHIDLDDACLTVEGFLEKYLGPRRSSVFLPVCLIYLLIFLTGVVGNVLTCIVIARNKVMWTPTNYYLFSLAVSDLLVLLLGMPLELYELWQNYPFLLGKGGCYFKTFLFETVCLASILNVTALSIERYIAVVHPLRAKYVVTRTHAKRVILTVWGVSVMCAVPNTSLHGIFTLHIRSTGPAGYINEEIADSAICTLVKPRWMYNLTIQLTTFLFFILPMLTISVLYVLIGLQLKREKMRLALEAKSGFEQDSFCNIRTQQQKARRRQVTKMLFVLVVVFGICWAPFHTDRLMWSFISDWTDNHREIFEYVHIISGVFFYLSSAVNPILYNLMSTRFREMFREVMCHGPDHMSPRKHSLSVTRVTLRSTLGDGPLSNGATVAEAEVEDGEVKMKDENTLIY